The window GTTAGTGAAAAATATAACGAGAACTTACGAAGATTTATTAGAATCTCAATTGCAGATCAGGGGATGGGAATTCCTGAATCCCAAATTGCAGAGATTTTTACAAGTTTTTATAGGGCTAGTAACGCTCAGAGTAGTGGTATCCCAGGTTCGGGCTTGGGCTTGGCAATCACCTCACGAATCATTGATTTACATGATGGTTCCATAGCCGTCGAATCTACAGAGGGGATCGGTTCGACATTTACTCTTGAACTGCCCGCTCACATTTCTGAGTTAGAGAAGATGATTAATGAGCGAAAAAACGGAGTGCTTGAGCGTGCCATAACCGCGATAGAGACCTCCGCGTACTCCGATTTAGATGGAACCTGTCATGAAATGATTGGCGCACTCGGATTTTATGAGTTGGAAACTCTCAGCGATCAGATTGCGCTCTTTTCACACTGGCTTAAAACACAGGATGGCGTGGATACAAGTGAGGTCGACTCCCGTAGAGTTGAACTATTGAGAGTTCTAAAGAGCAATTTGGCAGCGCTAGAAAATCTTAGGGAGGCTTAAATTGAGAGATTTAATTCTTATTGTTGATGATAATCCTGATATACGGGCTTTCGTGCGTTTGAGCCTTGAAAGTGAAGATTTTCGAGTAATCGAGTCGGCAGATGGAAACGATGCAATGAAGAGGTTTGAGGAAGAGAAACCTGATCTAATAATTTTAGATATTGGGATTGGACAGCCAGACGGACTTGAGATCTGTCGACGGATCCGTAAGGTCTCAGATGTTCCCATTGTTATGTTGACTCTGCAGGAGGATGAAATAGCTGAGGCCATGTGCCTGTCCGCCGGCGCCAATGACTATATGAAAAAACCAGTTTCAAAGACAATCTTAGGACTGCGTGTTCAAAATCAACTGAGACGGAAAAACGACTCAAATGCCGAACCGGCAACGGTTTTGACCGCTGATAATTTGACACTAAATACTCTTAGCCGCGAACTGAAAGTCAATGATGTACTGGTTCCGACTACTCGCACTGAGTTTGACTTCATTCATGTATTGATGCAGGAACCCACTCGCGTCTTCACCCGTGAGCAGATTTGTAAGGCGATTGGAATCTCTGCTGAATTCACCAGTGATCACTTGTTAGATACGCATGCATCTCGTCTGCGTTTAAAAATCATTTCTGCCGGGGGACCGAGAACTCTTTCTGCAGTGCGCGCCGTTGGCTTTCGACTCTTTTAAACACTACATTTCGGCGATAGATTCGATTCAGAATCTTCGTACGGGAGTAGAAACCTCGAAATCTCTGGCGGCACAGGCTTTCGATCGAATCGAAGCGATTGATACGACCGGTTATGAGCTCAACTCAATTCTCGCAATTGCACAACAAAGCGACGGAGGTACCTTCGATAGTAATTCTCCCTTGGCGGGCTTACCGATAGTAATCAAAGACAATATCGAAGTGATAGGCCTTCCCGGTACGGCAGGATCGACTGCGCTGCTCGATCACTTAGTAGTTGAGGACTCACTCTTAACAAAGCGTTTGCGCGCGGCCGGGGCAAACATTATCGCTGCTACAAATCTCTCTGAGTGGGCAAATATTCGCTCCGCTTCTTCAACGA is drawn from Candidatus Planktophila sp. and contains these coding sequences:
- a CDS encoding response regulator transcription factor; this encodes MRDLILIVDDNPDIRAFVRLSLESEDFRVIESADGNDAMKRFEEEKPDLIILDIGIGQPDGLEICRRIRKVSDVPIVMLTLQEDEIAEAMCLSAGANDYMKKPVSKTILGLRVQNQLRRKNDSNAEPATVLTADNLTLNTLSRELKVNDVLVPTTRTEFDFIHVLMQEPTRVFTREQICKAIGISAEFTSDHLLDTHASRLRLKIISAGGPRTLSAVRAVGFRLF
- a CDS encoding ATP-binding protein, with the protein product VSEKYNENLRRFIRISIADQGMGIPESQIAEIFTSFYRASNAQSSGIPGSGLGLAITSRIIDLHDGSIAVESTEGIGSTFTLELPAHISELEKMINERKNGVLERAITAIETSAYSDLDGTCHEMIGALGFYELETLSDQIALFSHWLKTQDGVDTSEVDSRRVELLRVLKSNLAALENLREA